A section of the Rhipicephalus sanguineus isolate Rsan-2018 chromosome 11, BIME_Rsan_1.4, whole genome shotgun sequence genome encodes:
- the LOC119373531 gene encoding uncharacterized protein LOC119373531 isoform X2: MAPSWWSVPPQKRRFRFYLEADYIVKVPLQIVWSQKKESSAALDASQASSDELTEDNVGLEDEPYLQDEFPITVSKVHGNSECSQEVPEDVEVDNPDADVSDCVARNSAVMLPGLSHPMSR; the protein is encoded by the exons ATGGCCCCGTCGTGGTGGTCGGTCCCGCCTCAGAAACGGCGCTTTCGGTTCTATTTAGAAGCCGACTACATCGTCAAAGTTCCCCTACAGATTGTGTGGAGCCAGAAGAAAGAATCGTCTGCTGCTCTAGATGCTTCACAG GCAAGTTCAGATGAGCTTACTGAGGACAATGTCGGGCTCGAAGATGAACCATATCTGCAGGATGAATTTCCTATAACAGTCAGCAAGGTCCATGGTAATTCGGAATGTAGTCAAGAGGTTCCTGAGGATGTTGAAGTCGACAACCCAGATGCTGACGTCTCTGATTGTGTGGCAAGAAATTCAGCAGTAATGCTTCCTGGCCTCTCT CATCCCATGTCTCGATGA
- the LOC119373531 gene encoding uncharacterized protein LOC119373531 isoform X1 yields MAPSWWSVPPQKRRFRFYLEADYIVKVPLQIVWSQKKESSAALDASQASSDELTEDNVGLEDEPYLQDEFPITVSKVHGNSECSQEVPEDVEVDNPDADVSDCVARNSAVMLPGLSVSRLQACACVSRNSIKMCLLDYNH; encoded by the exons ATGGCCCCGTCGTGGTGGTCGGTCCCGCCTCAGAAACGGCGCTTTCGGTTCTATTTAGAAGCCGACTACATCGTCAAAGTTCCCCTACAGATTGTGTGGAGCCAGAAGAAAGAATCGTCTGCTGCTCTAGATGCTTCACAG GCAAGTTCAGATGAGCTTACTGAGGACAATGTCGGGCTCGAAGATGAACCATATCTGCAGGATGAATTTCCTATAACAGTCAGCAAGGTCCATGGTAATTCGGAATGTAGTCAAGAGGTTCCTGAGGATGTTGAAGTCGACAACCCAGATGCTGACGTCTCTGATTGTGTGGCAAGAAATTCAGCAGTAATGCTTCCTGGCCTCTCTGTAAGTAGATTGCAAGCTTGTGCTTGTGTGAGTCGTAAttcaataaaaatgtgcttactggattacaaccactga